TCGATGACTTCCTCATGGTGTCCCTTCCCGTACCCGGCGAGGAGGCACTATGGGCATCCGGGCGCACTGAGGACGAAATCCTCCAGGATCTGTACGAGATGGGCGACGCCGAAGAATACGTCCCTTATCCCGGGCCGGGAGGGCTGGTCAGTTGGGCGGAGTCCAATTCGGGGGACGCCTTCTACTGGAAAACGAGCCCTGCGGACCCGGAGAAATGGCCGGTAGTCATCCGCACGGACAACGGTGAGTGGTTCGAGTTCCCGGTCGGTGCCGTAGAGTTCCTGGCTCGCGTCTATGGGCGGGTCATCGATGTACCGGGCATGCCCAGGAACTTTCCCAGCGACT
The sequence above is drawn from the Streptomyces sp. SAT1 genome and encodes:
- a CDS encoding SMI1/KNR4 family protein, translating into MADDMLRVEELEAALPAMTRWRVSGRREVDWAALEAALGVALPSDFRSFSEAYPALVIDDFLMVSLPVPGEEALWASGRTEDEILQDLYEMGDAEEYVPYPGPGGLVSWAESNSGDAFYWKTSPADPEKWPVVIRTDNGEWFEFPVGAVEFLARVYGRVIDVPGMPRNFPSDSPQVLGLGDRTD